In Triticum aestivum cultivar Chinese Spring chromosome 5B, IWGSC CS RefSeq v2.1, whole genome shotgun sequence, the following proteins share a genomic window:
- the LOC123111700 gene encoding purple acid phosphatase 23 isoform X2: MGTMATSTIAAGTLHSRHLHCRILLLLLPYLTIAFLLVDGGGIPTTLDGPFTPATRAFDRSLRQGSEDVPLSDPRLVPRARPPSPEQIALAASADPSSLWVSWVTGRAQVGSHLTPLDPTAIRSEVWYSERPASTDTVGHPHVARGSAEVYSQLYPYPGLLNYTSGVIHHVRLVGLTPSTRYYYRCGDSSLKDGLSDERSFRTLPAPAPDAYPRRVAVVGDLGLTGNSTSTVDHLARNDPSMILMVGDMTYANQYRTTGGRGVPCFSCSFPDAPIRESYQPRWDGWGRFMEPLASRVTMMVTEGNHEIEPQGHGGAVTFASYLARFAVPSEESGSNTKFFYSFNAGGIHFIMLGAYVDYNRTGAQYSWLEKDLQKVDRRVTPWVVASWHTPWYNSYSSHYQEFECMRQEMEGLLYQHGVDIVFSGHVHAYERMNRVFNYTLDPCGPVYITIGDGGNIEKIDIDHADDPGKCPSPGDNQPEFGGVCHLNFTSGPAKGKFCWERQPEWSAFRESSFGHGILEVVNSTYALWTWHRNQDTYGEHSVGDQIYIVREPDKCLLQPRGVISQDCPSVGCPSSTLSSTSGVEQAAKNGRLLWTTT; the protein is encoded by the exons ATGGGCACCATGGCCACCAGCACCATCGCCGCCGGTACCCTCCACAGCCGCCATCTCCATTGCCGCATTCTCCTGCTACTGTTACCATACCTCACAATCGCGTTCCTactcgtcgatggcggcggcattCCGACGACGCTGGACGGCCCGTTCACGCCAGCCACCCGCGCGTTCGACCGCTCGCTGCGGCAGGGCAGCGAGGACGTCCCGCTCTCCGACCCCCGCCTGGTCCCGCGCGCGCGCCCGCCGTCCCCAGAGCAGATCGCGCTCGCCGCCTCGGCCGACCCCTCCTCGCTCTGGGTCTCCTGGGTCACGGGCCGCGCCCAGGTCGGCTCCCACCTCACCCCTCTCGACCCCACCGCCATCCGCAGCGAGGTCTGGTACAGCGAGCGCCCCGCCTCCACCGACACCGTCGGCCACCCGCACGTGGCGAGGGGCTCGGCGGAGGTGTACAGTCAGCTCTACCCGTACCCGGGCCTCCTCAACTACACCTCCGGCGTCATTCACCACGTCCGACTCGTGGGCCTGACGCCGTCCACCCGCTACTACTACCGCTGCGGTGACAGCTCCCTCAAGGACGGCCTCAGCGACGAGCGCTCTTTCCGGACACTGCCCGCGCCGGCGCCGGACGCGTACCCTCGCCGCGTCGCGGTGGTTGGGGACCTTGGGCTCACCGGCAACTCCACCTCCACCGTCGACCACCTCGCCAGGAACGACCCGTCCATGATCTTGATGGTCGGCGACATGACGTATGCCAACCAGTACCGCACCACCGGCGGCAGAGGCGTCCCCTGCTTCTCCTGTTCCTTCCCAGATGCCCCGATTCGGGAGTCCTACCAGCCGCGATGGGACGGCTGGGGAAG ATTCATGGAGCCGCTTGCGTCGAGGGTGACAATGATGGTGACCGAAGGGAACCATGAGATTGAGCCGCAGGGGCACGGCGGAGCGGTGACCTTCGCCTCCTACTTGGCGCGCTTCGCTGTGCCGTCGGAGGAGTCTGGATCCAACACCAAGTTCTTCTACTCATTTAACGCGGGTGGTATTCACTTCATCATGCTTGGTGCCTACGTCGACTACAATCGCACAG GAGCTCAGTACTCGTGGTTAGAGAAGGATCTGCAGAAAGTTGATCGACGAGTCACACCATGGGTTGTCGCTTCTTGGCACACGCCGTGGTATAACAGCTATTCCTCGCACTACCAGGAATTTGAGTGTATGAGGCAAGAAATGGAAGGACTCCTCTATCAACATGGGGTCGACATTGTCTTCTCAGGCCAT GTACACGCATACGAAAGGATGAACCGGGTGTTCAACTACACGTTGGACCCGTGCGGGCCGGTTTACATTACGATCGGGGATGGCGGTAACATTGAGAAAATCGACATTGATCATGCAGATGACCCTGGAAAGTGCCCCTCACCAGGTGACAACCAACCTGAATTTGGTGGAGTCTGCCATTTGAACTTCACTTCTGGTCCTGCCAAGGGGAAGTTTTGCTGGGAACGACAGCCGGAATGGAGCGCATTCAGGGAAAGCAGTTTCGGCCACGGTATTCTAGAG GTTGTGAATTCGACATATGCCTTGTGGACATGGCACCGGAACCAGGATACATACGGAGAACACAGTGTGGGAGATCAGATCTACATAGTACGGGAACCCGATAAGTGCCTATTGCAGCCAAGGGGTGTAATTTCGCAAGACTG
- the LOC123111700 gene encoding purple acid phosphatase 23 isoform X1: MGTMATSTIAAGTLHSRHLHCRILLLLLPYLTIAFLLVDGGGIPTTLDGPFTPATRAFDRSLRQGSEDVPLSDPRLVPRARPPSPEQIALAASADPSSLWVSWVTGRAQVGSHLTPLDPTAIRSEVWYSERPASTDTVGHPHVARGSAEVYSQLYPYPGLLNYTSGVIHHVRLVGLTPSTRYYYRCGDSSLKDGLSDERSFRTLPAPAPDAYPRRVAVVGDLGLTGNSTSTVDHLARNDPSMILMVGDMTYANQYRTTGGRGVPCFSCSFPDAPIRESYQPRWDGWGRFMEPLASRVTMMVTEGNHEIEPQGHGGAVTFASYLARFAVPSEESGSNTKFFYSFNAGGIHFIMLGAYVDYNRTGAQYSWLEKDLQKVDRRVTPWVVASWHTPWYNSYSSHYQEFECMRQEMEGLLYQHGVDIVFSGHVHAYERMNRVFNYTLDPCGPVYITIGDGGNIEKIDIDHADDPGKCPSPGDNQPEFGGVCHLNFTSGPAKGKFCWERQPEWSAFRESSFGHGILEVVNSTYALWTWHRNQDTYGEHSVGDQIYIVREPDKCLLQPRGVISQDCPSVGCPSSTLSSTSGVEQAAKNGRLLWTTTCMILISTVLRRSLCTRQNIWAVW, encoded by the exons ATGGGCACCATGGCCACCAGCACCATCGCCGCCGGTACCCTCCACAGCCGCCATCTCCATTGCCGCATTCTCCTGCTACTGTTACCATACCTCACAATCGCGTTCCTactcgtcgatggcggcggcattCCGACGACGCTGGACGGCCCGTTCACGCCAGCCACCCGCGCGTTCGACCGCTCGCTGCGGCAGGGCAGCGAGGACGTCCCGCTCTCCGACCCCCGCCTGGTCCCGCGCGCGCGCCCGCCGTCCCCAGAGCAGATCGCGCTCGCCGCCTCGGCCGACCCCTCCTCGCTCTGGGTCTCCTGGGTCACGGGCCGCGCCCAGGTCGGCTCCCACCTCACCCCTCTCGACCCCACCGCCATCCGCAGCGAGGTCTGGTACAGCGAGCGCCCCGCCTCCACCGACACCGTCGGCCACCCGCACGTGGCGAGGGGCTCGGCGGAGGTGTACAGTCAGCTCTACCCGTACCCGGGCCTCCTCAACTACACCTCCGGCGTCATTCACCACGTCCGACTCGTGGGCCTGACGCCGTCCACCCGCTACTACTACCGCTGCGGTGACAGCTCCCTCAAGGACGGCCTCAGCGACGAGCGCTCTTTCCGGACACTGCCCGCGCCGGCGCCGGACGCGTACCCTCGCCGCGTCGCGGTGGTTGGGGACCTTGGGCTCACCGGCAACTCCACCTCCACCGTCGACCACCTCGCCAGGAACGACCCGTCCATGATCTTGATGGTCGGCGACATGACGTATGCCAACCAGTACCGCACCACCGGCGGCAGAGGCGTCCCCTGCTTCTCCTGTTCCTTCCCAGATGCCCCGATTCGGGAGTCCTACCAGCCGCGATGGGACGGCTGGGGAAG ATTCATGGAGCCGCTTGCGTCGAGGGTGACAATGATGGTGACCGAAGGGAACCATGAGATTGAGCCGCAGGGGCACGGCGGAGCGGTGACCTTCGCCTCCTACTTGGCGCGCTTCGCTGTGCCGTCGGAGGAGTCTGGATCCAACACCAAGTTCTTCTACTCATTTAACGCGGGTGGTATTCACTTCATCATGCTTGGTGCCTACGTCGACTACAATCGCACAG GAGCTCAGTACTCGTGGTTAGAGAAGGATCTGCAGAAAGTTGATCGACGAGTCACACCATGGGTTGTCGCTTCTTGGCACACGCCGTGGTATAACAGCTATTCCTCGCACTACCAGGAATTTGAGTGTATGAGGCAAGAAATGGAAGGACTCCTCTATCAACATGGGGTCGACATTGTCTTCTCAGGCCAT GTACACGCATACGAAAGGATGAACCGGGTGTTCAACTACACGTTGGACCCGTGCGGGCCGGTTTACATTACGATCGGGGATGGCGGTAACATTGAGAAAATCGACATTGATCATGCAGATGACCCTGGAAAGTGCCCCTCACCAGGTGACAACCAACCTGAATTTGGTGGAGTCTGCCATTTGAACTTCACTTCTGGTCCTGCCAAGGGGAAGTTTTGCTGGGAACGACAGCCGGAATGGAGCGCATTCAGGGAAAGCAGTTTCGGCCACGGTATTCTAGAG GTTGTGAATTCGACATATGCCTTGTGGACATGGCACCGGAACCAGGATACATACGGAGAACACAGTGTGGGAGATCAGATCTACATAGTACGGGAACCCGATAAGTGCCTATTGCAGCCAAGGGGTGTAATTTCGCAAGACTG
- the LOC123111700 gene encoding purple acid phosphatase 23 isoform X3, whose protein sequence is MGTMATSTIAAGTLHSRHLHCRILLLLLPYLTIAFLLVDGGGIPTTLDGPFTPATRAFDRSLRQGSEDVPLSDPRLVPRARPPSPEQIALAASADPSSLWVSWVTGRAQVGSHLTPLDPTAIRSEVWYSERPASTDTVGHPHVARGSAEVYSQLYPYPGLLNYTSGVIHHVRLVGLTPSTRYYYRCGDSSLKDGLSDERSFRTLPAPAPDAYPRRVAVVGDLGLTGNSTSTVDHLARNDPSMILMVGDMTYANQYRTTGGRGVPCFSCSFPDAPIRESYQPRWDGWGRFMEPLASRVTMMVTEGNHEIEPQGHGGAVTFASYLARFAVPSEESGSNTKFFYSFNAGGIHFIMLGAYVDYNRTGAQYSWLEKDLQKVDRRVTPWVVASWHTPWYNSYSSHYQEFECMRQEMEGLLYQHGVDIVFSGHVHAYERMNRVFNYTLDPCGPVYITIGDGGNIEKIDIDHADDPGKCPSPGDNQPEFGGVCHLNFTSGPAKGKFCWERQPEWSAFRESSFGHGILEVVNSTYALWTWHRNQDTYGEHSVGDQIYIVREPDKCLLQPRGVISQDWTVPRWDALLQH, encoded by the exons ATGGGCACCATGGCCACCAGCACCATCGCCGCCGGTACCCTCCACAGCCGCCATCTCCATTGCCGCATTCTCCTGCTACTGTTACCATACCTCACAATCGCGTTCCTactcgtcgatggcggcggcattCCGACGACGCTGGACGGCCCGTTCACGCCAGCCACCCGCGCGTTCGACCGCTCGCTGCGGCAGGGCAGCGAGGACGTCCCGCTCTCCGACCCCCGCCTGGTCCCGCGCGCGCGCCCGCCGTCCCCAGAGCAGATCGCGCTCGCCGCCTCGGCCGACCCCTCCTCGCTCTGGGTCTCCTGGGTCACGGGCCGCGCCCAGGTCGGCTCCCACCTCACCCCTCTCGACCCCACCGCCATCCGCAGCGAGGTCTGGTACAGCGAGCGCCCCGCCTCCACCGACACCGTCGGCCACCCGCACGTGGCGAGGGGCTCGGCGGAGGTGTACAGTCAGCTCTACCCGTACCCGGGCCTCCTCAACTACACCTCCGGCGTCATTCACCACGTCCGACTCGTGGGCCTGACGCCGTCCACCCGCTACTACTACCGCTGCGGTGACAGCTCCCTCAAGGACGGCCTCAGCGACGAGCGCTCTTTCCGGACACTGCCCGCGCCGGCGCCGGACGCGTACCCTCGCCGCGTCGCGGTGGTTGGGGACCTTGGGCTCACCGGCAACTCCACCTCCACCGTCGACCACCTCGCCAGGAACGACCCGTCCATGATCTTGATGGTCGGCGACATGACGTATGCCAACCAGTACCGCACCACCGGCGGCAGAGGCGTCCCCTGCTTCTCCTGTTCCTTCCCAGATGCCCCGATTCGGGAGTCCTACCAGCCGCGATGGGACGGCTGGGGAAG ATTCATGGAGCCGCTTGCGTCGAGGGTGACAATGATGGTGACCGAAGGGAACCATGAGATTGAGCCGCAGGGGCACGGCGGAGCGGTGACCTTCGCCTCCTACTTGGCGCGCTTCGCTGTGCCGTCGGAGGAGTCTGGATCCAACACCAAGTTCTTCTACTCATTTAACGCGGGTGGTATTCACTTCATCATGCTTGGTGCCTACGTCGACTACAATCGCACAG GAGCTCAGTACTCGTGGTTAGAGAAGGATCTGCAGAAAGTTGATCGACGAGTCACACCATGGGTTGTCGCTTCTTGGCACACGCCGTGGTATAACAGCTATTCCTCGCACTACCAGGAATTTGAGTGTATGAGGCAAGAAATGGAAGGACTCCTCTATCAACATGGGGTCGACATTGTCTTCTCAGGCCAT GTACACGCATACGAAAGGATGAACCGGGTGTTCAACTACACGTTGGACCCGTGCGGGCCGGTTTACATTACGATCGGGGATGGCGGTAACATTGAGAAAATCGACATTGATCATGCAGATGACCCTGGAAAGTGCCCCTCACCAGGTGACAACCAACCTGAATTTGGTGGAGTCTGCCATTTGAACTTCACTTCTGGTCCTGCCAAGGGGAAGTTTTGCTGGGAACGACAGCCGGAATGGAGCGCATTCAGGGAAAGCAGTTTCGGCCACGGTATTCTAGAG GTTGTGAATTCGACATATGCCTTGTGGACATGGCACCGGAACCAGGATACATACGGAGAACACAGTGTGGGAGATCAGATCTACATAGTACGGGAACCCGATAAGTGCCTATTGCAGCCAAGGGGTGTAATTTCGCAAGACTG